The proteins below come from a single Bombyx mori chromosome 7, ASM3026992v2 genomic window:
- the LOC101736034 gene encoding uncharacterized protein LOC101736034 isoform X2, with the protein MRPRRGLGAARGRGAARGGGQRGVRGGRGGRRPRCARSLPFSHLGDESVEVETSPGPSGIPQRPSLTEQLKVAKVARLLDKKHENLLSADQKKELARLRDGKQVGNFKMPDAPEPQRGRGKGKGKGKGRGSEDSRMWRPCPLLPGVPTVPPSRVRQSWELQQQRPIDITAEQEDEDDDIESYFLPDITEDEEMRPPLLEDEEAVPSAGTPPQAKKRKIQFSPSMGIIQATALPQNIVPAEIELLGFTPSSTGTRTALGSGRSNYSMDIDIDMERDFIEPGEGSEVDEGDSANMVGMIDISLKPRRNDDFPMDLDSIAEHEVVEVIQELDNAADEVLRNVVGPETDLLHFDWRGEPENFESVREALCHLLDQRLITPI; encoded by the exons ATGAGACCACGTCGGGGCTTGGGAGCGGCGAGAGGACGTGGAGCTGCTCGAGGTGGTGGTCAGAGGGGCGTCAGGGGCGGTAGGGGTGGCCGTAGGCCACGCTGTGCCCGGTCTTTGCCTTTTTCACA tcTTGGAGATGAAAGCGTGGAAGTGGAAACTTCTCCAGGCCCATCTGGAATTCCACAACG GCCTTCATTGACAGAGCAATTGAAAGTCGCCAAGGTGGCGAGGCTTTTGGATAAAAAGCATGAGAATTTGCTGTCTGCGGACCAAAAAAAGGAGCTGGCCAGGCTGCGCGATGGCAAGCAAGTGGGCAATTTTAAAATGCCAGATGCTCCAGAACCACA aagaggaagaggaaagggaaagGGGAAGGGCAAAGGAAGGGGCAGTGAAGACTCGCGGATGTGGAGGCCATGCCCACTTTTACCTGGGGTACCAACTGTCCCTCCTTCACGTGTACGTCAGTCGTGGGAATTGCAACAGCAACGCCCGATTG ATATCACCGCGGAGCAGGAGGATGAGGATGATGACATCGAAAGCTATTTTCTTCCAGATATCACCGAGGATGAGGAGATGCGTCCTCCCCTCCTCGAGGATGAGGAGGCCGTTCCTTCTGCAGGGACCCCACCTCAAGCGAA GAAACGCAAGATCCAATTTTCGCCCTCGATGGGGATCATCCAGGCTACTGCATTGCCTCAAAATATCGTGCCAGCAGAGATAGAACTCCTGGGGTTTACACCTT CTTCTACCGGTACTCGAACAGCGCTTGGCTCTGGAAGAAGTAATTACAGTATGG ATATCGATATAGATATGGAGCGTGACTTCATAGAGCCTGGCGAAGGCAGCGAAGTAGATGAAGGTGATTCGGCGAATATGGTCGGTATGATCGATATTTCTTTGAAACCAAGACGAAACGATGATTTTCCGATGGACTTAGACAGTATTGCTGAACATGAGGTAGTTGAGGTGATACAGGAGCTGGACAATGCTGCCGACGAAGTCCTTCGGAACGTGGTAGGACCGGAAACCGATCTGCTTCATTTTGACTGGCGAGGCGAGCCGGAAAATTTTGAGTCTGTCAGGGAAGCACTGTGCCATCTACTGGACCAACGTTTGATAACGCCGATTTAA
- the LOC101736034 gene encoding uncharacterized protein LOC101736034 isoform X1, whose protein sequence is MFFYLSWFMMQLRLGADGVIARSGLDFFLYACPKLIILLNFTACECEMLAAGFYFFSSICFWLLIACDAEIVSQSGQGAMRPRRGLGAARGRGAARGGGQRGVRGGRGGRRPRCARSLPFSHLGDESVEVETSPGPSGIPQRPSLTEQLKVAKVARLLDKKHENLLSADQKKELARLRDGKQVGNFKMPDAPEPQRGRGKGKGKGKGRGSEDSRMWRPCPLLPGVPTVPPSRVRQSWELQQQRPIDITAEQEDEDDDIESYFLPDITEDEEMRPPLLEDEEAVPSAGTPPQAKKRKIQFSPSMGIIQATALPQNIVPAEIELLGFTPSSTGTRTALGSGRSNYSMDIDIDMERDFIEPGEGSEVDEGDSANMVGMIDISLKPRRNDDFPMDLDSIAEHEVVEVIQELDNAADEVLRNVVGPETDLLHFDWRGEPENFESVREALCHLLDQRLITPI, encoded by the exons atgtttttttatttatcttggtTCATGATGCAGTTAAGGTTAGGTGCAGACGGAGTAATCGCGCGTTCCGGACTGGATTTTTTTCTGTACGCTTGTccgaaattaattatattattaaattttactgcTTGTGAATGTGAAATGCttgctgctggtttttattttttctcttctattTGTTTTTGGCTGCTTATTGCATGTGACGCAGAAATTGTAAGCCAAAGTGGTCAGGGTGCCATGAGACCACGTCGGGGCTTGGGAGCGGCGAGAGGACGTGGAGCTGCTCGAGGTGGTGGTCAGAGGGGCGTCAGGGGCGGTAGGGGTGGCCGTAGGCCACGCTGTGCCCGGTCTTTGCCTTTTTCACA tcTTGGAGATGAAAGCGTGGAAGTGGAAACTTCTCCAGGCCCATCTGGAATTCCACAACG GCCTTCATTGACAGAGCAATTGAAAGTCGCCAAGGTGGCGAGGCTTTTGGATAAAAAGCATGAGAATTTGCTGTCTGCGGACCAAAAAAAGGAGCTGGCCAGGCTGCGCGATGGCAAGCAAGTGGGCAATTTTAAAATGCCAGATGCTCCAGAACCACA aagaggaagaggaaagggaaagGGGAAGGGCAAAGGAAGGGGCAGTGAAGACTCGCGGATGTGGAGGCCATGCCCACTTTTACCTGGGGTACCAACTGTCCCTCCTTCACGTGTACGTCAGTCGTGGGAATTGCAACAGCAACGCCCGATTG ATATCACCGCGGAGCAGGAGGATGAGGATGATGACATCGAAAGCTATTTTCTTCCAGATATCACCGAGGATGAGGAGATGCGTCCTCCCCTCCTCGAGGATGAGGAGGCCGTTCCTTCTGCAGGGACCCCACCTCAAGCGAA GAAACGCAAGATCCAATTTTCGCCCTCGATGGGGATCATCCAGGCTACTGCATTGCCTCAAAATATCGTGCCAGCAGAGATAGAACTCCTGGGGTTTACACCTT CTTCTACCGGTACTCGAACAGCGCTTGGCTCTGGAAGAAGTAATTACAGTATGG ATATCGATATAGATATGGAGCGTGACTTCATAGAGCCTGGCGAAGGCAGCGAAGTAGATGAAGGTGATTCGGCGAATATGGTCGGTATGATCGATATTTCTTTGAAACCAAGACGAAACGATGATTTTCCGATGGACTTAGACAGTATTGCTGAACATGAGGTAGTTGAGGTGATACAGGAGCTGGACAATGCTGCCGACGAAGTCCTTCGGAACGTGGTAGGACCGGAAACCGATCTGCTTCATTTTGACTGGCGAGGCGAGCCGGAAAATTTTGAGTCTGTCAGGGAAGCACTGTGCCATCTACTGGACCAACGTTTGATAACGCCGATTTAA